One genomic region from Osmerus mordax isolate fOsmMor3 chromosome 4, fOsmMor3.pri, whole genome shotgun sequence encodes:
- the cat gene encoding catalase isoform X1 → MAENREKATDQMKLWKESRNTQRPDVLTTGAGVPIGDKLNEQTAGPRGPLLVQDVVFTDEMAHFDRERIPERVVHAKGAGAFGFLEVTHDITHFCKAKVFEHVGKTTPIAIRFSTVAGESGSSDTVRDPRGFAVKFYTEEGNWDLTGNNTPIFFIRDALLFPSFIHSQKRNPQTHLKDPDMVWDFWSLRPECLHQVSFLFSDRGLPDGYRHMNGYGSHTFKMVNAEGHPVYCKFHFKTDQGIKNLKGEDADRLAATDPDYAIRDLYNAIATGNFPSWSFFIQVMTFEQAEQYQFNPFDLTKVWSHKEYPLIPVGRIVLNRNPVNYFAEVEQLAFDPSNMPPGVEASPDKMLQGRLFSYPDTHRHRLGANYLQLPVNCPFRTRVANYQRDGPMCMFDNQGGAPNYYPNSFSAPETQPRFVESKFQVSPDVGRYNSADDDNFTQVRAFFTEVLNEEERQRLCDNMAGHIKGAQLFIQKRWIQSLMAVHSDYGNRVKALLDKYNTEAKKDTGVRVYTRGGASAMAASSKM, encoded by the exons ATGGCTGAGAATAGAGAGAAAGCTACAGATCAGATGAAGCTATGGAAAGAGAGTCGAAACACTCAG AGACCAGACGTACTGACCACAGGAGCAGGGGTCCCCATCGGAGACAAGCTGAACGAGCAGACGGCTGGCCCCAGGGGCCCGCTGCTGGTGCAGGATGTGGTCTTCACCGACGAGATGGCCCACTTCGACCGTGAACGCATTCCTGAGAGAGTGGTACATGCCAAAGGGGCAG GAGCCTTCGGATTCTTGGAAGTGACCCATGACATCACCCACTTCTGCAAGGCCAAGGTGTTTGAGCATGTCGGCAAGACAACACCTATTGCAATCCGCTTTTCCACTGTTG CCGGGGAGTCTGGCTCGTCCGACACCGTGCGTGATCCACGTGGCTTTGCTGTCAAGTTCTACACCGAAGAAGGCAACTGGGATCTGACAGGAAACAACACTCCCATCTTCTTCATCAGGGATGCCTTACTG TTTCCATCCTTCATCCACTCCCAGAAGCGTAACCCCCAGACCCACCTGAAGGACCCGGACATGGTGTGGGACTTCTGGAGCCTGCGGCCTGAGTGCCTCCACCAG GTGTCCTTCCTGTTCAGTGACCGGGGGCTTCCAGACGGCTACCGCCACATGAACGGCTACGGCTCCCACACCTTCAAGATGGTGAATGCTGAAGGCCATCCTGTCTACTGCAAATTCCACTTCAAA ACCGACCAGGGCATCAAGAACCTTAAAGGGGAGGATGCAGACCGCCTTGCAGCCACAGACCCAGACTACGCCATCCGAGATCTTTACAACGCCATCGCTACCGGCAACTTCCCCTCCTGGAGCTTCTTCATCCAGGTCATGACCTTTGAGCAGGCGGAGCAGTACCAGTTCAACCCTTTTGATCTGACGAAG GTGTGGTCCCACAAGGAGTACCCCTTAATCCCTGTGGGCCGCATCGTCCTCAACAGGAACCCAGTCAACTACTTTGCAGAGGTGGAGCAGCTGGCCTTTGACCCCAGCAACATGCCCCCGGGTGTGGAGGCCAGCCCAGATAAGATGCTGCAG GGTCGTCTGTTCtcctaccctgacacacacagacaccggcTGGGCGCCAACTACCTGCAGCTGCCGGTGAACTGCCCCTTCAGAACCCGCGTGGCCAACTACCAGAGGGACGGCCCCATGTGCATGTTTGACAACCAGG GTGGTGCTCCTAACTACTACCCCAACAGCTTCAGTGCTCCAGAGACACAGCCACGCTTTGTGGAGTCCAAGTTTCAGGTGTCTCCTGACGTTGGCCGATACAACAGCGCAGATGACGATAATTTCACTCAG gtgcgtgcGTTCTTCACTGAGGTGCTGAATGAGGAGGAGCGGCAGAGGCTGTGTGACAACATGGCCGGACACATCAAAGGAGCTCAGCTCTTCATCCAGAAACGCTGG atCCAGAGCCTGATGGCTGTCCATTCTGACTATGGCAACCGTGTCAAGGCCCTGTTAGACAAGTACAACACAGAGGCCAAAAAG GACACCGGTGTGCGTGTCTACACCCGGGGAGGAGCGTCTGCCATGGCCGCCTCCTCCAAGATGTGA
- the cat gene encoding catalase isoform X2, whose protein sequence is MAENREKATDQMKLWKESRNTQRPDVLTTGAGVPIGDKLNEQTAGPRGPLLVQDVVFTDEMAHFDRERIPERVVHAKGAGAFGFLEVTHDITHFCKAKVFEHVGKTTPIAIRFSTVAGESGSSDTVRDPRGFAVKFYTEEGNWDLTGNNTPIFFIRDALLFPSFIHSQKRNPQTHLKDPDMVWDFWSLRPECLHQVSFLFSDRGLPDGYRHMNGYGSHTFKMVNAEGHPVYCKFHFKTDQGIKNLKGEDADRLAATDPDYAIRDLYNAIATGNFPSWSFFIQVMTFEQAEQYQFNPFDLTKVWSHKEYPLIPVGRIVLNRNPVNYFAEVEQLAFDPSNMPPGVEASPDKMLQGRLFSYPDTHRHRLGANYLQLPVNCPFRTRVANYQRDGPMCMFDNQGESLAPDMLFWGYMEDMARLSLDFQMV, encoded by the exons ATGGCTGAGAATAGAGAGAAAGCTACAGATCAGATGAAGCTATGGAAAGAGAGTCGAAACACTCAG AGACCAGACGTACTGACCACAGGAGCAGGGGTCCCCATCGGAGACAAGCTGAACGAGCAGACGGCTGGCCCCAGGGGCCCGCTGCTGGTGCAGGATGTGGTCTTCACCGACGAGATGGCCCACTTCGACCGTGAACGCATTCCTGAGAGAGTGGTACATGCCAAAGGGGCAG GAGCCTTCGGATTCTTGGAAGTGACCCATGACATCACCCACTTCTGCAAGGCCAAGGTGTTTGAGCATGTCGGCAAGACAACACCTATTGCAATCCGCTTTTCCACTGTTG CCGGGGAGTCTGGCTCGTCCGACACCGTGCGTGATCCACGTGGCTTTGCTGTCAAGTTCTACACCGAAGAAGGCAACTGGGATCTGACAGGAAACAACACTCCCATCTTCTTCATCAGGGATGCCTTACTG TTTCCATCCTTCATCCACTCCCAGAAGCGTAACCCCCAGACCCACCTGAAGGACCCGGACATGGTGTGGGACTTCTGGAGCCTGCGGCCTGAGTGCCTCCACCAG GTGTCCTTCCTGTTCAGTGACCGGGGGCTTCCAGACGGCTACCGCCACATGAACGGCTACGGCTCCCACACCTTCAAGATGGTGAATGCTGAAGGCCATCCTGTCTACTGCAAATTCCACTTCAAA ACCGACCAGGGCATCAAGAACCTTAAAGGGGAGGATGCAGACCGCCTTGCAGCCACAGACCCAGACTACGCCATCCGAGATCTTTACAACGCCATCGCTACCGGCAACTTCCCCTCCTGGAGCTTCTTCATCCAGGTCATGACCTTTGAGCAGGCGGAGCAGTACCAGTTCAACCCTTTTGATCTGACGAAG GTGTGGTCCCACAAGGAGTACCCCTTAATCCCTGTGGGCCGCATCGTCCTCAACAGGAACCCAGTCAACTACTTTGCAGAGGTGGAGCAGCTGGCCTTTGACCCCAGCAACATGCCCCCGGGTGTGGAGGCCAGCCCAGATAAGATGCTGCAG GGTCGTCTGTTCtcctaccctgacacacacagacaccggcTGGGCGCCAACTACCTGCAGCTGCCGGTGAACTGCCCCTTCAGAACCCGCGTGGCCAACTACCAGAGGGACGGCCCCATGTGCATGTTTGACAACCAGGGTGAGTCACTGGCACCAGACATGCTGTTCTGGGGCTACATGGAAGACATGGCCCGCTTATCACTGGACTTTCAGATGGTGTGA
- the syt12 gene encoding synaptotagmin-12 codes for MMSSAQDISDYHLSVVRNPPGWEVGVYLGGFMVLLGVAGFNIWRLWKSGTFPAPSPFPNFNYRHLQEKYGNSFSEVRQKRVVANNHRRTSTTIPSSRKPSLALGDTPDDLRDLGHLEMMNRELMLDATVPVQLNRSISTDSLSSISSVANNFGHDFTVGQLEVTLEFEARPGPGPGLLHIALHQGKDLLEREEGDFPGCFIRVTLVPEEMNVGVTRVQTNAFTVVFDERFSIPLEPSALEDNSLRFSAFGIDAEERNISAGVAELKLSDLDLSIRPFNAWLYLQDINKAVDAVGEILLSLSYLPTAERLTVVVAKAKNLVWTNGKTTADPFVKVYLLQDGRKISKKKTSMKRDDTNPIFNEAMIFSVPAVVLQVLSLRVTVAEVTEDGRGENVGHVIIGPEASGMGITHWNQMLATLRKPVSMWHPLRRT; via the exons ATGATGTCCTCGGCACAGGATATATCTGACTACCATCTCAGTG TGGTCCGGAACCCtccagggtgggaggtgggCGTGTACCTGGGTGGGTTCATGGTCCTGCTCGGCGTGGCCGGATTCAACATCTGGAGGCTGTGGAAGTCCGGCACCTTCCCTGCACCCTCACCCTTTCCCAACTTTAACTACCGCCACTTGCAGGAGAAATATGGCAACTCCTTCTCCGAAGTACGACAAAAG AGAGTGGTGGCCAACAATCACAGACGGacctccaccaccatcccctccaGCCGCAAGCCCAGCCTGGCGCTCGGGGACACCCCGGATGACCTGAGGGACCTGGGCCACCTGGAGATGATGAACCGGGAGCTCATGCTGGACGCCACCGTGCCGGTGCAGCTCAACCGCTCCATCTCCACAGACTCCCTCAGTTCCATCTCCTCCGTGGCCAACAACTTTGGGCACGACTTCACTGTGGGTCAGCTGGAGGTGACTCTGGAGTTTGAGGCCCGGCCGGGGCCAGGGCCGGGCCTGCTCCACATCGCCCTGCACCAGGGCAAGGACCTGCTGGAGCGCGAGGAGGGGGACTTCCCTGGTTGCTTCATCCGCGTCACCTTGGTGCCAGAGGAGATGAATGTGGGCGTCACTAGG GTCCAGACCAACGCGTTCACAGTCGTGTTCGACGAACGCTTCTCCATCCCACTGGAGCCGTCCGCCCTGGAGGACAACAGCCTGAGGTTCTCCGCCTTCGGGATCgatgcagaggagaggaacatcAGTGCTGGGGTGGCAGAGTTGAAGTTGTCTGACCTGGACCTGTCTATCCGGCCCTTCAACGCCTGGCTCTACCTACAGGATATCAATAAG GCGGTGGATGCAGTGGGGGAGATTCTGCTGTCTCTCAGCTACCTGCCCACAGCAGAGCGCCTCACGGTGGTGGTGGCTAAAGCCAAGAACCTTGTGTGGACCAACGGGAAAACCACCGCAG ATCCATTTGTAAAAGTGTATCTTCTGCAAGATGGCAGGAAGATCAGCAAGAAGAAGACATCCATGAAAAGGGACGATACAAACCCGATCTTCAATGAAGCGATGATCTTCTCTGTGCCCGCTGTGGTGTTACAG GTCCTCTCCCTGAGGGTCACGGTGGCTGAGGTCACAGAGGATGGCCGGGGGGAGAACGTGGGTCACGTGATCATCGGCCCAGAGGCTAGCGGCATGGGCATCACCCACTGGAACCAAATGTTGGCGACCCTGAGAAAACCTGTGTCTATGTGGCACCCTCTGAGGAGGACCTAG
- the peak1 gene encoding inactive tyrosine-protein kinase PEAK1, producing MSACNTFTEHVWKPGECKNCFKPKSLHRLPESGLRKTQTEQRPSLSQQQNQPLAGAGPNANLTSSSHRGGHSSARSGHCRPPVAKKPTIAVKPTMMLPCSSAGLDLEGNIHRPPDAGEPGKTSAFTVWNRNGLNRKRPCGSNNNEGENAREEIEGYVQLSRHAPTGNNNNGLTDMLKEIAGLGPGPSPCPGSKDLFFGRISSSYRRSLERGLPASSCLALGSSSGSGGPLQKRVSLNDSTDVISTEGGRFCYPEFSSEGEEDDDEEEEEDDESEENDDGEHESWDESDEELLAVEIRMRGQPRFANFRAATLSPVPFAAGKKWNTVPLRNRSLQRICAVDYDDSYDEILNGYPSMDSGGHGLLPYGPGDLQGSAFLSNSESTTSPESSSSLPEDSRTTSSSGSSAPSGLRNGLHSPSSSKAHMTRAAASEKEQAHRALSPIKITETHKAVLAIRLEEQEGREGPMPQALPGQPVTISFSPTEEQARPYRVVNLEKPLICKPYTVVDVSASMTHKEEHAPDSTPKLKTHHIPTSPVSLPTSPLARPLSPASAMSPTSPFSPRSVPPSALGGNAFKKSGNIRYQEVWTSSTSPRQKIPRIDQETGGAPGPVVPPRQCSHKSAPTSPISGLSSSRTVPVKSPNLSEIKFNSYNNAGMPLFPIIIRDEPAYARSSKNAVKVPIVINPSAYDNLAVYKSFLGLNGELPQPKGVRVASHTYEEIGSVESGQSSPTEKLPSSKAALDKVAVEDRKSAPGAGLNPQVAHSLLTTPDCSTVPSTEASAATCCTALSTSLTVTASLPKSSPNGDTSSREGSTDFPLSSGTGTAHREKAITVLSQIVASIQPPQSPPEPPSAQSKTCSVEELYALPPDAAKETLGRPKSLFSTTDGVLSKPKKDTPSKQLPKSQSASATVTLSSPKAEASAPFPPPRSTSSPFHASNILQRHFGNWTKPASSSPTRPSDGETSPGGGDGRRLGAESAKPKRWISFKSFFRRRKDEDEQREKAEREKDKGKMVGLDGTVIHMLPPPPIQRHHWFSEAKPDDPSQKPTIIFTYKPDCSASGDGEGELRVEECRDTPVLAPEDSIDTRTLPPRQITSPHAPGSDLPSQIISELPGRANEGTMPTATSQLVKLQLGSVGEACAPASDGSASVGDPDDDGSHSPTSSSCSATYSNMGPSRANMIPLKQPRNMKSSFDTLASLDLDGPHDQHVPQATPPPLPKKSVPRSTTEPSSLAMPQGALKPKAEAKPGGSSFSVANPLYDLDGTWETTSHSSSLSSEPRPHDQESGDSLERPVTGVNKGRPANSLSCLVSAPSATTGREHRGCRSAESLAGRARTTGRGAGARGSSKPQRQALYRGMDSWEEVVGRIRGLHTDTLRKLAGKCEDRFMAGLKDHLRFGNDSWSHFRLTTGRPCCEAGDAVYYTASYAKDPLVTYAIKICRSKVKETQQQFFHSLAVRQSLALHFNIQQDCGHFLADVPARLLPWEEEEEEEEEDGGEEEEQKTKNKETKTEKVGESNTTSSNTTHNGQSEESHAMSHMGTTGQLRSRVVVITREVPFQTVADFVQEGQVRHARNPDLYERQVCLLLLQLCSGLEHMKPYHVTHCDLRLENLLLVHCQPGNPRNQGQVEANNNAAPSGTGLTTAPSASSVAANSTCPARLIISNFSQAKQKSPLVVDPGALRNQSRLAPEIVTATQYRKCDEFQTGILIYEMLHRPNPFEETPDLKEREYTWADLPPLPLRSLYSQGLQQLASLLLTVNPSERIQMAEARACLQCLLWGPREDLFQVLNTAPAPEANPSQCESTLQNWLDLKRTLMMIKFAERSLDSGCGVSLEDWLCCQYLAFASTDSLSRVVHILQQTQAQPQSQAQPQSQAQPQSQAQPQSQAQPQSQAQPQSQAQHQSQAQHQSQAQHQDPYLSCDPGPASLRTTIQPTYTNAKSLFKET from the exons ATGTCTGCCTGCAACACCTTCACTGAACACGTGTGGAAACCGGGCGAGTGCAAAAACTGCTTCAAGCCCAAAAGCCTCCACCGCTTACCCGAGAGCGGCCTGAGGAAGACCCAGACTGAGCAACGgccatctctctcccagcagcagaaccagccCCTTGCCGGAGCTGGACCCAACGCAAACCTCACCAGCAGCTCACATCGGGGGGGTCACAGCTCTGCACGCTCTGGACACTGTCGCCCCCCTGTAGCCAAGAAGCCAACCATTGCTGTCAAGCCTACCATGATgcttccctgctcctcagccggTCTGGACTTGGAGGGAAATATCCACAGACCACCAGATGCTGGAGAACCCGGAAAAACCTCTGCCTTCACGGTCTGGAACCGCAATGGCTTGAACCGTAAAAGGCCCTGTGGGTCAAACAACAATGAAGGGGAAAATGCCAGGGAGGAGATCGAGGGTTATGTGCAGCTTAGCCGGCATGCCCCCActggcaacaacaacaatggtCTGACAGACATGCTAAAAGAGATAGCCGGCCTGggccctggccccagcccctgccctggCTCCAAGGACCTGTTTTTTGGACGCATTAGCAGCTCCTACAGGCGCTCCCTGGAGAGGGGCCTCCCAGCATCCAGCTGTCTGGCCCTGGGTAGCAGCAGTGGAAGTGGAGGACCACTTCAGAAACGAGTATCCTTGAATGACAGCACAGACGTCATCAGCACTGAGGGAGGCCGCTTCTGCTACCCTGAGTTCTCAagtgaaggggaggaggatgacgatgaagaggaggaagaggatgatgaaAGCGAGGAGAATGATGATGGGGAACATGAGAGTTGGGACGAGAGTGACGAGGAGCTGCTGGCGGTGGAGATCCGCATGCGGGGACAGCCACGCTTTGCCAACTTCCGAGCTGCCACGCTGTCCCCGGTGCCCTTCGCAGCAGGCAAGAAGTGGAACACGGTGCCGCTGCGCAACCGCTCGCTGCAACGGATCTGTGCTGTGGACTACGATGACAGCTACGATGAGATTCTTAACGGATACCCCTCCATGGACTCAGGAGGACATGGTCTTCTCCCTTATGGTCCCGGTGATCTGCAAGGCAGTGCCTTCCTATCCAACTCTGAGTCCACCACTTCCCCTGAATCCTCCTCATCGCTTCCGGAAGACTCCAGAACTACTTCCAGCAGTGGTAGCAGTGCGCCCTCTGGCCTGAGAAATGGCCTTCACTCTCCGTCCTCTTCCAAAGCACACATGACCCGAGCTGCTGCTAGTGAGAAAGAACAAGCCCACAGAGCTCTTAGTCCAATAAAGATAACAGAGACACATAAGGCTGTCCTAGCCATCCGATTGGAGGAGCAGGAAGGTAGGGAGGGGCCTATGCCCCAGGCTCTTCCTGGTCAGCCTGTCACAATCAGCTTCAGCCCAACGGAGGAACAAGCCAGACCTTATCGTGTTGTAAACTTGGAGAAGCCTCTTATCTGTAAGCCTTACACAGTTGTGGATGTGTCTGCATCCATGACCCACAAAGAGGAACATGCTCCAGACAGCACTCCCAAACTCAAGACTCACCACATTCCCACCAGTCCAGTGTCTTTACCCACCTCCCCCTTGGCCCGGCCACTGTCTCCAGCCTCTGCAATGTCCCCGACTTCCCCATTCTCCCCAAGGTCTGTCCCACCTTCTGCGTTGGGAGGCAATGCATTCAAGAAATCAGGGAACATCCGCTACCAGGAGGTGTGGACCTCCAGCACTAGCCCTCGTCAGAAGATCCCAAGAATAGATCAAGAAACGGGGGGAGCTCCTGGTCCTGTGGTCCCACCCCGACAGTGTAGCCACAAATCGGCCCCCACCTCTCCCATCTCCGGCCTGTCCTCCTCTCGGACAGTACCCGTGAAATCCCCAAATCTGTCTGAGATAAAGTTCAACAGCTACAACAATGCGGGAATGCCACTTTTCCCTATTATCATTCGTGATGAGCCTGCATATGCACGCAGCTCCAAGAATGCAGTCAAGGTGCCCATTGTTATCAACCCCAGTGCTTATGACAACCTGGCTGTGTACAAGAGTTTTCTGGGGCTCAACGGTGAGCTACCCCAACCAAAGGGGGTCAGGGTGGCCAGCCACACCTATGAGGAGATTGGATCTGTGGAGAGTGGCCAGTCCTCCCCAACAGAGAAGCTACCCAGCAGTAAAGCTGCGTTGGACAAAGTTGCTGTTGAAGACAGGAAATCTGCTCCTGGGGCTGGCCTGAATCCCCAGGTGGCCCACTCACTACTCACCACTCCAGACTGCAGCACTGTACCAAGCACGGAAGCCTCTGCTGCCACATGTTGTACTGCTCTCTCCACCAGTCTAACGGTCACTGCAAGCTTGCCCAAAAGCAGCCCCAATGGGGACACGTCCAGTAGGGAGGGCAGCACAGACTTCCCTCTGTCCTCTGGAACTGGGACCGCCCATCGGGAGAAGGCCATCACGGTGCTCTCTCAGATTGTGGCCTCCATTCAGCCACCTCAGTCTCCCCCAGAACCCCCCTCAGCCCAGTCCAAAACCTGCAGCGTGGAGGAGCTCTACGCTCTTCCTCCAGACGCTGCTAAGGAAACCCTTGGCCGGCCAAAGTCTTTATTTTCTACCACTGATGGCGTTCTCTCCAAACCTAAGAAAGACACGCCCTCAAAGCAACTTCCCAAATCCCAAAGCGCCTCAGCAACTGTCACTTTGTCCAGCCCCAAGGCCGAGGCTAgcgctccctttccccctcccaggtccacttcctctcctttccatgCCTCTAACATCCTCCAGAGACACTTTGGCAACTGGACCAAGCCGGCATCAAGCTCGCCCACAAGGCCCAGTGACGGAGAGACCAGCCCCGGTGGAGGAGATGGCAGACGCTTAGGAGCTGAGAGCGCCAAACCCAAACGATGGATCTCTTTCAAGAGTTTCTTCCGTCGGCGAAAGGACGAGGATGAGCAaagggagaaggcagagagggagaaggacaaggGCAAGATGGTGGGGCTGGATGGGACTGTAATACAcatgctgcctcctcctcccatccagcGCCACCACTGGTTCTCCGAAGCCAAGCCCGATGACCCTAGCCAGAAGCCCACCATCATATTCACCTACAAGCCAGACTGCAGTGCCTCCGGTGACGGGGAGGGTGAACTGCGGGTGGAGGAGTGCAGAGACACCCCAGTGTTGGCCCCGGAGGACAGCATCGACACGAGGACACTGCCCCCACGGCAGATAACCTCTCCACACGCCCCAGGGAGTGacctccccagccaaatcatCAG CGAGTTGCCAGGCCGAGCTAACGAAGGCACCATGCCCACGGCCACCTCCCAGCTGGTCAAGCTGCAGCTAGGCTCTGTGGGGGAGGCGTGTGCCCCGGCCAGCGATGGCAGCGCCAGCGTAGGTGACCCAGATGATGACGGCTCACACTCACccacctccagctcctgcagcgccacctacagcAACATGG gtccgtCTCGAGCCAACATGATCCCCCTGAAGCAGCCCCGCAACATGAAGAGCTCTTTTGACACCCTGGCGTCGCTCGACCTGGACGGCCCCCACGACCAGCACGTCCCCCAGGCCACCCCGCCTCCGCTGCCGAAGAAGTCTGTGCCCCGCTCCACCACGGAGCCCTCCAGCCTGGCCATGCCGCAGGGTGCGCTGAAGCCCAAAGCTGAAGCCAAGCCTGGGGGCAGCAGCTTCAGTGTGGCCAACCCTCTCTACGACCTGGACGGTACCTGGGAGACCACCAGCCACAgctcctctctcagctctgagccCCGCCCCCACGACCAGGAGAGCGGCGACTCCCTGGAGAGACCAGTCACCGGCGTCAACAAGGGCCGTCCGGCCAACAGCCTCTCGTGTCTGGTGTCGGCTCCCAGCGCGACCACGGGGAGGGAGCACAGGGGCTGCCGGAGTGCTGAGTCCCTGGCTGGCAGGGCCCGCACCACGGGCAGAGGGGCAGGGGCCAGAGGGAGCAGCAAGCCCCAGAGACAGGCGCTGTACAGGGGTATGGACAgctgggaggaggtggtgggcagGATTCGAGggctgcacacagacactctgcgTAAGCTGGCGGGGAAGTGTGAGGATCGCTTCATGGCCGGCCTGAAAGACCACCTGCGCTTTGGGAACGACAGCTGGTCACACTTCCGCCTCACCACAGGAAGGCCATGCTGCGAGGCCGGGGACGCCGTGTACTACACAGCCTCCTACGCCAAGGACCCACTGGTCACCTACGCCATCAAG ATCTGTCGCAGTAAAGTGAAGGAGACCCAGCAGCAGTTCTTCCACAGTCTGGCTGTGAGACAGAGTTTGGCCCTGCACTTCAACATCCAGCAGGACTGTGGACACTTCCTGGCTGACGTGCCAGCCCGCCTGCTACCctgggaggaagaagaagaagaggaggaggaggacgggggcgaggaagaagaacagaaaacaaaaaacaaggaGACAAAGACTGAGAAAGTTGGTGAAAGCAACACAACGTCCTCAAACACAACCCACAACGGCCAATCAGAGGAAAGTCATGCGATGAGTCACATGGGCACTACGGGGCAGTTAAGAAGTCGAGTGGTGGTCATCACCCGCGAGGTCCCCTTCCAGACTGTTGCCGACTTCGTCCAGGAGGGCCAGGTGCGTCACGCCAGGAACCCAGACCTGTACGAGCGGCAGGTGTGTCTGCTGCTGTTGCAGCTGTGCTCCGGCCTGGAACACATGAAGCCCTACCATGTGACCCACTGTGACCTGCGTCTGGAGAACCTGCTGCTGGTGCACTGTCAGCCTGGGAACCCTCGAAACCAGGGCCAGGTGGAGGCCAACAACAATGCTGCCCCCTCTGGGACTGGCCTGACTACTGCCCCTTCAGCCTCCTCTGTGGCCGCTAACTCCACCTGCCCCGCTCGTCTCATTATCAGTAACTTCTCTCAGGCCAAACAGAAGAGCCCCCTGGTGGTGGACCCCGGCGCCCTCCGCAACCAGTCACGTCTAGCGCCTGAGATCGTCACGGCAACGCAATACCGCAAATGCGATGAGTTCCAGACCGGCATCCTCATCTACGAGATGCTGCACCGCCCCAACCCCTTCGAAGAGACGCCTGACCTGAAGGAGAGGGAGTACACCTGGGCTGACCTACCGCCGCTGCCCCTGCGCTCGCTGTACTCCCAGGGGCTCCAGCAGCTGGCCAGCCTCCTGCTGACCGTCAACCCCTCCGAGAGGATCCAGATGGCCGAGGCCCGGGCCTGCCTGCAGTGTCTGCTCTGGGGGCCCCGTGAGGACCTGTTCCAGGTGCTCAACACCGCCCCAGCGCCGGAAGCCAACCCCAGCCAGTGTGAGTCCACGCTCCAGAACTGGCTGGACCTGAAGCGGACGCTGATGATGATTAAGTTTGCAGAGCGTTCCCTGGActctgggtgtggagtgagcCTGGAGGACTGGCTGTGCTGCCAGTACCTGGCCTTCGCTAGCACGGACTCACTCAGCAGGGTGGTGCACATCCTCCagcagacccaggcccagcctcAGAGCCAGGCCCAGCCTCAGAGCCAGGCCCAGCCTCAGAGCCAGGCCCAGCCTCAGAGCCAGGCCCAGCCTCAGAGCCAGGCCCAGCCTCAGAGCCAGGCCCAACATCAGAGCCAGGCCCAACATCAGAGCCAGGCCCAACATCAAGACCCATACTTGTCATGTGACCCAGGCCCAGCCTCTTTGAGAACCACAATTCAGCCTACCTACACCAACGCCAAGTCTCTCTTTAAAGAGACCTGA